The genomic window AAATATGCCACTAAATTATTTGATTCAGCATATGCTTAATTCAACGAATTAGGGTTATTATTTAAACTAAATTATCTTTTTACTAAAGAAATGAAGAAAAGTAACTAATCAACTATTTTACATTCAGACTTTGAACAAAGAATTTTAAACCTTCAATAATTTATCTGCTCAGGACGAAACACCATGGCAACTAATGCAAAACCCGTATATCAACGTATCTTGCTTAAGCTTAGTGGCGAAGCTCTACAAGGTTCAGAAGGTTTTGGTATTGATGCGAGCATTTTAGATCGTATGGCGCAAGAAATTAAGGAGCTGGTAGAGTTAGCGATACAGGTTGGTGTCGTTATTGGTGGTGGCAACCTATTTCGTGGTGCAGGACTAGCCGAGGCTGGGATGAATCGTGTCGTTGGCGATCATATGGGAATGCTAGCGACAGTAATGAATGGATTAGCCATGCGTGATGCTTTACATCGTGCATATGTTAACGCCAGGCTTATGTCTGCAATACCATTAAATGGTGTATGCGACAATTATAGTTGGGCTGAAGCTATTAGTTTGCTTCGTAATGGCAGAGTTGTTA from Arsenophonus sp. aPb includes these protein-coding regions:
- the pyrH gene encoding UMP kinase, with product MATNAKPVYQRILLKLSGEALQGSEGFGIDASILDRMAQEIKELVELAIQVGVVIGGGNLFRGAGLAEAGMNRVVGDHMGMLATVMNGLAMRDALHRAYVNARLMSAIPLNGVCDNYSWAEAISLLRNGRVVIFSAGTGNPFFTTDSAACLRGIEIEADVVLKATKVDGVYSADPSKSSDAVFYDKLTYQDVLERELKVMDLAAFTLARDHNLPIRVFNMNKPGALRRIVMGENEGTLISRD